One window from the genome of Pelobates fuscus isolate aPelFus1 chromosome 13, aPelFus1.pri, whole genome shotgun sequence encodes:
- the LOC134582688 gene encoding olfactory receptor 5F1-like, which yields MDNSNQTNVRDFILLGLASTAAPYLQAFCFLLLLIMYIITLLGNLLLITVVRVNTQLQTPMYFFLTHLSIIDIAFSSTIVPKILANTLDQDKRISFLGCATQMYFHLALGATECLILAAMALDRYAAICKPLQYNTIMDNRLCLCLTTGSWTVCFLFTIMQTSFTFQLPYCKSNHVNHYFCEMPPLFRLSCRDTLFNEITVYIASGLFAISTFLLIFISYVHIFSNISNIKSNDGRYKAFSTCVSHLTVVFIYYGAIFFMYMRPQSSYSPNRDKIVSLLYTVVTPMLNPIIYSIRNKQVTSTIRMALTLKRNTYS from the coding sequence ATGGATAATTCAAACCAAACCAACGTGAGGGATTTTATCCTGCTTGGCCTCGCCAGTACTGCTGCCCCCTACCTGCAAGCTTTCTGCTTCCTCCTATTACTGATCATGTACATAATCACATTGCTGGGAAACCTTCTTCTGATCACGGTGGTGAGAGTCAACACTCAGCTTCAGACCCCAATGTACTTCTTCCTCACTCACCTCTCCATCATTGACATTGCCTTCTCCTCCACCATCGTCCCCAAGATCCTAGCAAACACATTAGATCAGGACAAACGCATTTCATTTTTAGGATGTGCCACCCAGATGTACTTCCATCTTGCACTTGGAGCCACAGAATGTTTAATATTGGCCGCCATGGCTTTAGACAGATACGCTGCTATCTGTAAACCTTTACAGTACAATACAATCATGGACAATAGGCTCTGCCTGTGCCTGACTACTGGTTCATGGACAGTGTGTTTTCTTTTCACTATAATGCAAACTTCCTTCACCTTCCAACTTCCCTACTGCAAGTCTAACCATGTCAACCACTATTTCTGTGAGATGCCTCCACTCTTCCGACTCTCATGCAGAGATACTCTGTTTAATGAAATAACAGTGTATATAGCTAGTGGCTTATTTGCCATTTCCACATTTTTGCTGATATTTATTTCATATGTCCACATATTCTCCAATATATCAAACATTAAGTCAAATGATGGACGATACAAGGCTTTCTCCACGTGTGTGTCTCACCTCACTGTGGTTTTCATTTATTATGGAGCCATTTTCTTCATGTACATGCGTCCACAATCTAGTTATTCGCCTAACCGGGACAAGATTGTGTCCCTCCTCTACACAGTTGTGACTCCCATGTTGAACCCAATTATCTACAGTATCAGGAATAAACAGGTCACAAGCACTATAAGAATGGCACTGACCCTTAAACGAAATACCTATTCATAG
- the LOC134582689 gene encoding olfactory receptor 8H1-like yields MDNSNQTNVRDFILLGLASTAAPYLQAFCFLLLLIMYIITLLGNLLLITVVRVNTQLQTPMYFFLTHLSIIDIAFSSTIVPKILENTLDQDKRISFLGCATQMYFHLALGATECLILAAMALDRYAAICKPLQYNTIMDNRFCLCLATGSWTVCFLNSIIHTSFTFQLPYCKSNHVNHYFCEMPPLFRLSCRDTLFNEIAVYIAGGLFAFCSFLLTFSSYIHIISNILKINSNNGRYKAFSTCASHLIVVFIYYGAIIFMYMRPQSSYSPNRDKIVSILYTVVTPMLNPIIYSIRNKQVKSTIINRMTR; encoded by the exons ATGGATAATTCAAACCAAACCAACGTGAGGGATTTTATCCTGCTTGGTCTCGCCAGTACTGCTGCCCCCTACCTGCAAGCTTTCTGCTTCCTCCTATTACTGATCATGTACATAATCACATTGCTGGGAAACCTTCTTCTGATCACAGTGGTGAGAGTCAACACTCAGCTTCAGACCCCAATGTACTTCTTCCTCACTCACCTCTCCATCATTGACATTGCCTTCTCCTCAACCATCGTCCCAAAAATACTAGAAAACACATTAGATCAGGACAAGCGCATTTCATTTTTAGGATGTGCCACCCAGATGTACTTCCATCTTGCACTTGGAGCCACAGAATGTTTAATATTGGCCGCCATGGCTTTAGACAGATACGCTGCTATCTGTAAACCTTTACAGTACAATACAATCATGGACAATAGGTTCTGCCTGTGCCTGGCTACTGGTTCATGGACCGTGTGTTTTCTGAATTCTATAATCCACACTTCCTTCACCTTCCAACTTCCCTACTGCAAGTCGAACCATGTCAACCACTATTTCTGTGAGATGCCTCCACTCTTCCGACTCTCATGCAGAGATACTCTGTTTAATGAAATAGCTGTGTACATAGCTGGTGGATTATTTGCCTTTTGTTCATTCTTGCTGACCTTCAGTTCATATATCCATATAATCTCCAACATCCTAAAAATTAACTCCAACAATGGGCGATACAAGGCTTTCTCCACTTGTGCATCTCACCTCATTGTGGTCTTTATTTATTATGGAGCCATTATCTTCATGTACATGCGTCCACAATCTAGTTATTCACCTAACCGGGACAAGATTGTGTCCATTCTCTACACAGTTGTGACTCCCATGCTGAATCCAATTATCTACAGTATCAGAAATAAACAGGTCAAAAGTACT ATAATCAACAGGATGACCAGATAA